The Kitasatospora setae KM-6054 genome contains a region encoding:
- a CDS encoding alkaline phosphatase family protein, with translation MSAQFSSRAKRRLTAIGSAVALTAASLGLWAATGSTAQAAGLPTPDHVVVVVMENHAYSQVIGSSSAPYLNNTLKAGGANLTQSYGLTHPSEPNYYMLFSGSNQGRTDDSCVSVGSMTAPNLGSELIAAGKTWGSYNEGLPSQGSTTCSNSSGKYAQKHNPWFGFSNVPTNTAYTFAQFPTDYTQLPKVSFVVPNLCNDMHDCSVSTGDTWIKNNLGAYATWAQTHNSILVVTFDEDNSLSGNRIPTVLYGQHVTPGSSSATTYNHYNVLRTLEDLAGLSTHAGNAASAADITGIWN, from the coding sequence ATGTCCGCTCAGTTCAGCAGCCGCGCCAAGCGTCGCCTGACCGCGATCGGCAGCGCCGTCGCGCTGACCGCCGCCTCGCTCGGCCTGTGGGCCGCGACCGGCTCCACCGCCCAGGCGGCCGGCCTGCCCACCCCCGACCACGTGGTCGTCGTGGTGATGGAGAACCACGCGTACAGCCAGGTGATCGGCAGCTCCAGCGCCCCGTACCTGAACAACACGCTGAAGGCCGGCGGCGCCAACCTCACCCAGTCCTACGGCCTGACCCACCCGTCGGAGCCGAACTACTACATGCTGTTCTCCGGCTCCAACCAGGGCCGCACCGACGACAGCTGTGTGAGCGTCGGCTCGATGACCGCCCCCAACCTGGGCTCCGAGCTGATCGCCGCCGGCAAGACCTGGGGCTCGTACAACGAGGGCCTGCCCAGCCAGGGCTCCACCACCTGCTCCAACTCCAGCGGCAAGTACGCGCAGAAGCACAACCCGTGGTTCGGCTTCTCCAACGTGCCGACCAACACCGCGTACACCTTCGCGCAGTTCCCGACCGACTACACCCAGCTCCCGAAGGTCTCCTTCGTGGTGCCGAACCTGTGCAACGACATGCACGACTGCTCGGTCTCCACCGGCGACACCTGGATCAAGAACAACCTGGGCGCGTACGCGACCTGGGCGCAGACCCACAACAGCATCCTGGTCGTCACCTTCGACGAGGACAACAGCCTCTCCGGCAACCGGATCCCGACCGTCCTCTACGGCCAGCACGTCACCCCGGGCTCCAGCAGCGCCACCACCTACAACCACTACAACGTGCTGCGCACCCTGGAGGACCTGGCGGGCCTGAGCACCCACGCCGGCAACGCCGCCTCCGCCGCCGACATCACCGGCATCTGGAACTGA